AACGTGAAGAGGCCCTTTCCGTAAGCTTCGACGTACCACCTATTGCTCCTCGTTTTCTCCCTCTCAAACCCGACCGACGGGTTTAGGCCGATTTCTCTTAAAGCTTTAGCGAAGGCCTCTGCAAAATCCTTGTCGATAACCTTCAATCTAATCCCGTACCGGTGGTTGCTCTTCTGGAGCAGAGAGGCGTCGCCAATGTAAACTCCAACGATATATGCAAGCGCAGGAGACGAATTGAGGTTTATCTTTTTCATTTTATTAAACGTGTTATGTGTCCCTTTGCACCAGCGAAGGACAGTAGCTTTGGAAACCCTAACGTTGAGTTCTTTCGAAATTTCCTTTGTGATCTGCGAGTAGCTCACTCCCCGTTCTCTGAGCTCTAAAACTCGTCGATGAACTTCCGTAAGCTCCTCCTGAGACAGCTCTTGCAGGGTTCGCATAATAACTAGTTAAACTCGTTATTTTTAAACTTTTCTCTAGAGTAATAAAATCAGGAGCATAGAGATGAGGGATAACTTTTTAAAGCTCGCTCCGATTTCCGAGCGAAGGGGCGGCTGGCGGGAGCTGGCCGTCACCTGGAGGTGTAAGATATGGCTAGGATACACGCGAGAAAGAGGGGTAAGTCTGGTTCAAAGAGGCCACCGAGGACCGCTCCGCCGGCTTGGGTCGAGTACACGGCGGAGGAGGTTGAGGCACTCGTTGTCAAGCTCAGGAAGGAAGGCTACAGCACGGCCATGATAGGTACGATTCTCCGCGACCAGTACGGCATTCCGAGCGTCAAGCTGATAACCGGCAAGAAGATAACCAAGATCCTTGAGGAGAACGGACTCGCGCCGGAGATCCCGGAGGATCTCATGTTCCTCATCAGGCGCGCAGTCAACCTCAGGAAGCACCTGGAGCAGCACCCGAAGGACAAGCACTCAAGGAGGGGCCTCCAGCTCATCGAGAGCAAGATCAGGAGGCTCGTCAAGTACTACAGGAGAACCGGGAAGCTCCCAGCCAAGTGGCGCTACGACCCAGAGCAGGCCAAGCTCCTGGTTCGCTGATCCCTTTCCTTCTTCTTCCGGTGATGCCGCGTGGATAGGGAGGCTTTTTTGGAGCGTGTTAGGGAAGGGGCCGAGCTAATCAAAATGCACATCGAGTTAGGCCATACGATAAGACTTATTTCCCACAGGGACGCAGACGGCATCACAGCCGGTGCGATCCTTGCAAAGGCCATTGCGAGGGAAGGGGGAAGCTTCCAGCTCAGCATAGTCAAGCAGGTAAGCGAAGAACTTATAGACCAGCTGGCGAGGGAGAAGCGGGAAATCTACGTCTTCAGCGACCTGGGGAGCGGCTCTATAGGTCTCATCGAGGAGAAACTCGACTTCGCTACAGTCGTGGTCGCCGATCACCACCCGCCAGAGAAGGACTCTTTCTCAACCGATTCACACGTCCTTGTTAACCCGGTTCCCTTCGGGGCGAACAGCGTCCGGGATTTGAGCGGCTCTGGCGTGGCGTACTTCGTAGCGAGGGAGATGAACAGGAAGAACAGGGACATGGCCTACATAGCCATCGTCGGCGCTGTTGGAGACATGCAGGAGATAGACGGGACTTTCCACGGACTCAACCTTGAAATCCTTGAAGACGGGAAGGAGCTGGGGATTCTGGAAGTCAGGAAGGAGCTCAGGCTCTTCGGAAGGGAGAGCAGGCCGCTCTATCAGATGCTCGCCTACGCAACGAATCCCGAAATCCCAGAGATCACTGGAGACGAGAGGAAGGCCATAGAGTGGCTCCGTGCCAAGGGCTTCGACCCTGAGATGAAGTACTGGCAGCTGAGGGAAGAGGATAAGAGGAAGCTCCACGAGGCTCTTCTCGTCCACATGATAAAGCACGGGGCGCCGAAGGAGGCAATAGACAGGCTCATTGGTGACGTTGTCATAAGCCCGCTCTACCCTGAGGGGGACGTGAGGCACGAGGCCAGGGAGTTCTCCACGCTCCTCAACGCCACTGGAAGGCTAAACGCCGGAACGCTGGGAGTTGCCATCTGCCTGGGCGACAAAGAAGCATACAAAGTCGCCAGGAAGATGCTCGACGACTACAAGAAAGAGCAGATCGAGGCAAGAAGGTTCATAATCCAGAACTGGAATATGGCGGAGGAGGGAGAGCACGCCTACGTCTTCTACGCTGGCAAAAACATCAGGGACACCCTCGTAGGGATAGCCGCGAACATGGCAATCAATGCAGGTCTGGCGAATCCTGAGAAGCCTGTGGTAGTTTTGGCTGACAGCGACGAGGACGAGAACCTCGTCAAGGGCTCAGCGAGAACCACTGAAAAGGCCCTGAAGAAGGGCTACCACCTTGGAGAAGCCCTGAAGGAGGTTGCCGAGAAGCTCGGCGGTGAGGGCGGTGGGCATGCCATAGCGGCGGGCATACGCTTCCCGAAGAACAGGATAGACGAGTTCATTAAGCTCTTCAACGAAGCCCTCGGGAGGCAGGTGAAAAAGGATGGAAGTAAAGGCGAGGGTTGAGATAGTCTGGCACTACGGCGATGAGGCCAAGGCGAGGGCAATTGCTGGGGCAATCCAGGTGGACAACGAGGGCATGCCGGAAGAACTAAAGAAAAGTTTAAATGTGCAAACCCGATGGGTTGATGGAGACGTCATAACAAAGGTTAAATACTCGGGTGAGATTGACACCCTCATCAAAGCGCTCGATGACGTTGTGTTTTCGGTCAAAATCGCCGAAGATAGCGTAGAGGTGTGAACTGGAGGTGTTAAGATGGCAAGAGGTAACCCAAGGAAGAGGGTCGCTGCGGCTAAGGATAAGTGGAAGATGAAAGAGTGGTACATCGTTTACGCTCCCGACTTCTTTGGGAGCAAGGAGATAGGCCTCACTCCTGCTGACGACCCTGAGAAGGTTGTGGGTAGGGTTATTGAAACTACTCTCAAGGATCTCACCGGAGACTTCACCAAGGGGCACGTGAAGCTCTACTTCCAGATACACGACGTTAAGGGTCAGAATGCCTACACCAAGTTCAAGGGCCACACCCTCGCGAGGAGCTACATAAGGTCGCTCGTCAGGAGGAGGACCACCAGGGTCGACGGCATATTCAACATCACCACCAAGGACGGCTACAAGCTCCGCGTAATGGGCATGGTCATCGCCTACAGGAGGATCCAGACCAGCCAGGAGAGGGCTATCAGGAAGATAATCCAGGACATCATCTACAAGAAGGCCGAGGAGCTCAACTTCGCCGACTTCGTTCTCCAGTCGGTCAACGGCCAGATAGCCAGCGAGATAGCGAAGGAAGCGAGGAAGATATACCCGATCAAGCGCGCCGAGGTCAGGAAGATAAAGGTTCTCGCCGAGCCTTCCGCCTGAAGGCTCCTTTTAATATCCCATTTTAGATGCTTTTCTGACTATACCTTGCCAAATTACTACAAAAGGCAAAACGTTATATTGACCTCTTCCAAAATGGACCGGGCCTTAAGGTCATTAAGATTACACTATCACAACCGTCTGAGGAGGTGATACCTTGAAGTTTCTCGTCAAGACACAGAGGGGCATGGAATCCGTTGCTGGGAACTACATCCGGGAAGCCCTTCCCGACGCCGAGGTCTGGGCTTCTCCGATGGGCTATTCTGGCCTCGTAATAGTTGAAACCGATAAAGAGAACGCAGAGAAGAAAATCCTTGGGATACCTGAAGTGGAGCGCGTTATACCCGTCCTCGTCGAGACGAAGGCGGAGCTGGAGGAGATTGTGAAGGCCGCAGATGAAATAGCGGGCCTTATAAGGGAGAACGAAACATTCGCAGTCAAGACCAAGAGGCGCGGAAAGCACGACTTTTCGAGCATCGATGTCAACCGCGTTCTCGGCGCAAGGATTAAGGAGCTGACCGATGCGGACGTGAACCTGAGCTGGCCCGACAAGGTAGTTCAGGTCGAGATAATAGGGGACAGAGCGTTCATCTCGGTTCTTCCTGGGGAGGAATACCGCAAGTACACTCCGGACAAGTTCGACGCCAGGAAGCTCTTTTCCAAGGTTACCCTCGTCCAGATGCCCTACTGGGGCGACTACAAAGCCTGCAGGAAGTTCGGTGAGAAGATCGGCAGGGCGGCCCAGGCCTTTGAGGTCAAAGAGCTGATCATAGCGCCCAAGGAGAAGATGGACGCCTACGAGCTGATGGAGTTCCTTAGGGGCATCAAGATAGGCCAGGAGAGCAGGTACCAGATACAGAGGGAGGCCTATCCCTGGAAGGTTGAGAAGGTTCCGGTCTCGGTGTGGGACCTCTACCAGGTCGTTAGGGACAAGAGAAGGAACAAAAGACTCCTGATAATCACTGACCCGAAGGGGCCTACTCTGGCGGAGGTCAAGGAAAAGCTGGCAAAGGACATTCACTACGCCAAGGAAGTCGTTATCTTCATAGGCTCAAGAGAGGGCATACCGCGGGGCCTCTTCAGGTTCGCCGACTACGTCGTTGACCTCGCTCCCTATATGACCTTCGCGACCGAGCACGGAATACCTGCAACTCTGGTCTCCCTGTGGGAGGTCTACGAAGAGTTCCTCAGGAAGGGTGAAGAAAAAGCCGAGGAGTCTTCCTAATCCTTCTTTTTGAGCCGGCGTCAGGCCCTAAGGTCGTCCTCACCGCTCGGGAATCCGCCGTAGTCATCATCCGCCGCGGTCTCATGCCAGAGCGTAGAATAGACCAGCGCCTATGAGGCCGCCCAGAAGGCTCGCCAGGAAGTTGGTGGAGTTGTTGTCGGTGATTCCCTTTTCTTCGAGGGTCGCTCCGATGAGACTGTCAAGATTCACGCCAATGAAACCGCCAATAGTGACGGCGAGTAACATCTCCCAGGTGTGAGTGGTAAGTGGTAGGGCAAAGAGGGCTATTATCAAAGCACCAATAATGGCTATAATCTCACCCTGAAGGGAGACTGCACCATTCGTTCCCGGTTTAACGGGTTTTAGATTAGTTATAAGCCTAGGCCTTCTGCCGAGAACCTTTCCAAGCTCGCTTGCGAGTGTGTCCCCGTTCACGGTGGCTATTGAAGCAAACGTCGCTGCCCAAAAAACGTCTTCTTTAACAACGGCCTCCACCAAAAGGAACACAAGAACGGCCAGACCGTTGCCGAGAACGTTTCCAATACTCCTTGTCCCGTTGTTTGACTGTGCGAGGCCCCTTCTGACTTTTTCGTCATACCTATACTTCGTTGCCAAGACTCCGAGGACAAGAAACGCTAAAAGTGCCAGAAACGTCCACATTCCGCCAAATACGAGAACACCCATGCCCAAGAAGACCGCGGCTGCCGAACCTTTTATGTCCAGGGCATGGGATTTGTATGCTAAGATTCCGAGCAGGATCATTGTGATTGTATCAGCTATGATATTCAAAGTCATCACCGTCATCGTGATAGTGCTTTGGAGAAGGTTTATTACTTTTTCCCTGTTTTGAAAATGGGGAAGAATAGTGATTACAGAGTCTCGAACTTAATCGTTTCAGTAATGAATGTGACATCCATGTGGTCTATTGCCGGCACCTTCTTGGATATCTCTGAAATTATCCTCTCAAGCTCCTTCATGTCCTTTGGACCAGTTACGTGGATCACCAGGTTGTGTGAACCGAGTGCACGCTGGATTACCTTAACGTGTTCCTCCTTCTTGAGAGCCTCAATGGCCTCATCGACGTCTGCCCCCGGCTTCAGGGTAATGCCGAGGACAACATGGATATAACCCAGAGCGTCGTAGTCCGGTATTACGGTGTACTTCAATATCACTCCACTCTGCTCAAGACGGTTCATCCTGCGGGAGATCCTCTGCCTTGTGGTGCCAAGAAGCTCTGCAAGCTCCTTGTAGGTTAGACGGGAGTTCTTTGAGAGGAGCTTGAGGATACGAAGATCAACGGGATTTATTTTATCTGCCATCTCAGTCACCTCCTTAACGTTTGTTTGAGTTGTTCGTGAGTGAATATAAAAATGTTTCGTTTTTGGAGGGATTGGATTTAGTTTTGGTTATTTTGGTGTCTTAAAAATGCGCGGTTAATGGCCTTCAAGATGAACCTATATGTTTCAATAACCAAGTTTTACTTTGGAAATAAAGTAACAAAAATAAAACCGAGTGCCTCAGGTATCCCTAGTCGAGTACTTAATCACGGTCGTTTCAAGGGCATGAGAGGCATCGATCCCATAATAGTTGGCTATGCAGAGAAGGGCGTAGAGAACATCGCCGAGTTCTTCCTCGAGTCTTTCCTTCTCCCCATGCCCCTTGACACCCTCGACAGCAAGCATGACATCAGCGAGTTCACCGACCTCCTCCACCAGCGCCGCAAGCATCTGGAAAGGGGGCCAGTAGCCTCCTTGCTTCTGGATTAACTCATCAACTTTCCTCTGAAGCTCATTCATATTTTACCAGGGCCTCCTGCACTCTTTCAAGAAGTTCGGCAATCCTTTCGGAGTTGGCTTTATAGAAGCGCATCCTGCCCTCTCTGCGCTCCTTCAGGAGGTCAATGGTCTTGAGGGTGCGTAGGTGGTGGCTTATGAGGGTCTGATCCTCACCGAGGACTTCAGAGAGTAGGCACACACAGAGCCAGTGGTCGCGGGTGAGTTTCAGGATCTTGAGCCTTATCGGGTTGGATATGGCCTTTAGAAACTCGATGACTTCTTTATCAACCTCTGGCTCAAGCTCTGCCTCCATCTCAGGAAGCCCGCATTTCTCATAGCACTTGAAGACGCTCTTTTTGGGCCTCTCAGGAAGTTTCTCCACTATGTCCTTTACTTTCATAGCCCTCACCGAGAGAAGTGTGGTAAATCCCTAAATAAATCTTTTTCACATGAAATATTCAATCAACAACCTCAATAAAAACTTCTTCCCCAGAGGAAGTATACGCCCTCACGTCCTCCTCGGTGAAGGGCCAGGCTATTATCAGATGAACCCCCCCGAACTTTGAGAAGAACCTCAGGTCGGCCTCTGAGGGCCAGAACGCCGGTGATGGATGGGAGTGAACGGTTCCCTTTATGCTCTCATCCAGCGGGAGCATCCAGTGGTCGAAAAAGACCGAATTTCTGCCAGGGTACTGCCTGGGAGCTATCAGGACCTCTTCAAAGACACCGTCCTTTTCTCTCAAAAAGCCGGCGAACTCGTTTGGATAGGCACTCCGGGCCAACTGAAGAAGGTACTCCAGAAGCTCCCTGCGGATTTTTATCGTTTTCATAACCAACACCTCAAAATGGGAAGAAGGGTCAGCGAAGCGAAGAGTCATCACCGCTCAGGTGTCCTCGGCGTCATCACGCCTTCTCGAGGTACTTCTCGAGGCTCTTGGACGGGACGTCCAGAGGAAGTCCTATCTTTTCAAGGGCTATCCTGAGGGCGTAGAGCCTTGCGTGCTCAAGAAACTCTTCATCGGCATAAGTGGAAGGCTCGAACGCCTCGTAGACCTCCACAACCTTCGGGATGTCGGACTTTTTAACCTTTTTGAACGCCGAGAATTCACCCTCTATGCCCTCAAGGTCTATGTGCGCATACGCAGGGAGCTTCAGAGTGACAGTCTCGTTGATGCTGGCCAAAAGCCTTGCAACATCAAGTAAAGGCGTTTTTTCGTCTATGATGAGCCTCTTTACCACTATCCACTTCCCGTGCTTGGCTGTGAAGTTCACGTGATCTTCCTCGTATGGGAAGTCGATGTCGACCCCTGTAAGTTCCCCTTCAGGATAGCTAACTGGAACCATTCCCTCAAGCGCCATACTAACGAGAACGGCCTTCGCAGCATCAACCAAGAGCTTTTTGAGCTTCTTATCGTTCTCTCTGACCAGCCCGCCAAGGTTCCTGGAAGTTCCAGGCGACTTGAGCGCGACTATTGTGTCACTGAGGGTCTCTTTTCTGACTTCTTCTGCCAGTCTTCGTATGCCCTCTATGTCTATCTTTTCCGCCATGTAACTAGGTATTCTAGAGTTCACAGAGTTCGCTATCCCTGCAAGGAAGTGAGCAACAGCCTCGTCCTCAAGCTCCGTGAGCTTCTTGGCGACATGCCAGTCGTTATGCTTTGCTGTGAATGCAACGTGCTCCTCTATCTTCATGCTCTCACCGAAAGGAGTTTGACGTTGGGCTTTTAGCTTTTTTGTGGCGCTACCCATACCCTCAAAAAAGTTATAAATTGAGTCAATCCACTCAACCCTAGAGCTGAGAGAGGGAAGAAAGATGGACGATGAGTCCACCAAGGAGAGGCTGGTTCCCCGCGAGTACGGAGAGAGTCTTGAGCTAGGAATCGATTTTAAGACCACTGAAGAAATCCCAGTACCAGACAAGCTCATCGACCAGGTCATCGGTCAGGAACATGCCGTCGAAGTCATAAAAACGGCCGCCAACCAGAGAAGGCACGTTCTCCTTATAGGAGAGCCTGGAACTGGTAAGTCAATGCTCGGCCAAGCAATGGCAGAGCTCCTCCCAACGGAGAACCTTGAGGACATCCTGGTCTTTCCAAACCCCGAAGACGAAAATATGCCCAAAATAAAGACGGTTCCCGCCTGCCAGGGAAGGCGCATAGTGGAGAACTACCGCAGGAAGGCGAAAGACCAGGAAGGGATCAAGAACTACCTTCTCATGTTCGTCATATTCACAGTAATACTGGCAATACTCATGGAGCCAACCGCGACCACGCTCCTCATGGGAATGTTCGTAGTACTCCTCAGCATGATGGTCATCTCCAACATGCGCTTCAGGAACACTGTCCTCGTGCCAAAGTTGCTCGTTGATAACTGTGGCAGGACGAAGGCCCCCTTCGTTGATGCAACCGGTGCACACGCAGGAGCCCTGCTCGGCGATGTGAGGCACGACCCGTTCCAGAGCGGCGGCCTTGGAACGCCCGCCCACGAGCGCGTTGAGCCGGGCATGATACACCGCGCCCACAAGGGAGTCCTGTTCATAGACGAGATAGCGACCCTCTCCCTCAAAATGCAGCAGAGCCTCCTCACAGCGATGCAGGAGAAGAAGTTCCCGATAACCGGTCAGAGCGAGATGTCGAGCGGCGCAATGGTGAGGACAGAACCGGTTCCCTGCGACTTCATCCTCGTCGCCGCTGGAAACCTGGACACGATAGACAAGATGCACCCAGCTCTGCGCTCTCGTATCAGAGGATACGGTTACGAGGTCTACATGAGGACTACCATGTCCGATACCATCGAGAACAGGAGGAAGCTCGTCCAGTTCGTTGCCCAGGAGGTCAAGAGGGACGGCAAGATACCCCACTTCACGAGAGAGGCCGTTGAGGAGATAGTCAGGGAGGCCCAGAAGAGGGCAGGAAGGAAGGGCCACCTAACGCTCCGCCTCAGGGACCTCGGCGGTATCGTCAGGGCCGCTGGAGACATAGCGGTGAAGAAGGGCAAGAAGTACGTTGAGAGGGAGGACGTGCTCGAGGCCATGAGGATGGCCAAGCCGCTTGAGAAACAGCTCGCCGACTGGTACATAGAGAACAAGAAGGAGTACCAGGTCATAAAGACCGAGGGCGGGGAGATAGGCAGGGTGAACGGCCTGGCGGTCATAGGCGAGCAGAGCGGTATAGTCCTTCCGATAGAGGCCGTCGTTGCTCCGGCGGCGAGCAAGGAAGAGGGCAAGATAATAGTCACAGGGAAGCTCGGTGAGATAGCGAAGGAAGCGGTCCAGAACGTTTCGGCAATAATCAAGCGCTACAAGGGCGAGGACATCAGCAAGTACGACATTCACGTCCAGTTCCTACAGACCTACGAGGGCGTTGAGGGTGATTCGGCCAGCATAAGCGTCGCAACGGCAGTAATCTCTGCCCTCGAGAACATACCGATAAGGCAGGACGTGGCCATGACGGGTTCGCTCAGCGTGCGCGGTGAGGTTCTGCCGATAGGCGGGGCTACTCCGAAGATAGAGGCGGCCATCGAAGCCGGCCTGAAGGCCGTCATCATCCCGAAGTCCAACGAGAAGGACGTCTTCCTCAGCCCAGACAAGGCGGAGAAGATCGAGATATACCCGGTTGAGACCATAGACCAGGTGCTGGAGATAGCCCTTCAGGACGGGCCGGAGAAGGACGAACTTCTCAGGAGGATAAGGGAAGCCCTGCCGCTTTACAGGTCTTCTTAGAGTCATTCTCTCTTTGTTTTGGCCAGGATGCATCACTTTCTTGTTCTTTCTTTGAATTTGAGAACGAAGAAAAGAACGACCATGAACCCTGTTACGGCCTCACTGACCTCAAAGGGCAGGATACCAACGACTCCAAGAGTGTAAGCTATGGCCAAAATTATTACCAGGACAAGAAGAACTCGGTAAACCTGTTTCTTCTCCATTTCTGACACCTTCTGCTACTCTCTGGACAGGGCCTTTCCGAGTCTGAACAGGTCTACCCTCGTTATAATGCCCACTATCTTTCCCGCTCGGTCCTGGACGAGAACCGCGGGATGATCTTCGAGGAGGTACTTGACAACATCAATGTCCTCATCCTCATTGACTATGGGGAAAGGTTCCTCCATGACTTCCATGACCTTGTGCTCGTAAATGTCGTCGTACTCAAGGCTCTGACGGACGAGAGTTCTCTCGGTTATCGATCCGACGACCTTGTTTCCGGAGATGACGGGGATCTGTGATATGTTGTGCTCGCTCATAAGCCGGATTACCTTCTCCACGGTGTCGTAGGGTTTGACAGATATCACGGGCGATGACATGACATCCCTGGCCTTTGGTTGGGCTTTTTTGCACTCTAAGAGGGCCTGGAGAATCCTGTTAAGGGTTGAAAGCCTCGGGTCAACCTTTCCGGACTCGAGCTTGGCTATGTAAGCCTGAGTGACTCCAGCTTTCTTTGCGAGCTCCTCCTGTGTTATGCCCAGCTCCTTGCGGATTTTTCGAATCTCTCTGGGGTCTATGGGCCGGGGTATGGTAACCATCAATAACCACCAGTTATTGGACGGTGGTGGGCATTATAAGGCTTTCTTGAGAACTGCATCGAAATGTGGGCCGGATACAGAGGCCCGCGGTCACCGTTCCCGCGGGTGGATGCTCCCGGCCCTGTGGGCTCGGCGTGAGCACGCTCCGCTCACAGAACCCGATACCTCGCGGAGGCGGTTGTACCGAGCCCTGCGAGGAGACTGACTGTCCCCTCGCTGTCGGCGTTATAATGTAGTCAAAGAAGTTTAAAAACATAGCTCAACCTGTGGATATCAGGATAATACCCGTAACCGCAAGGGCGAGCCCTTCGAATATTCTCTTGCTGGGATTCTCACCGAGAAGGAGCACCGCCAGAAGCGAGGATATTATAGGATTTATAGCAGAAACTGGGGCCGCTATTGGCGAACCGACAGTTGAAACGGAATACACGAAGAGGTATTGGCCGAGGATCAGACCAAGCACTGCGGCACTGCCTATAGTTAGGAACTCCCCAAGTGTTGTGCTCTTGATTTCCCCGTAGTACCTCGGAAGAAGGAGGGATATGCCGAGGGCCGCAAACATCATTCTGAGACCCGTGAGTTGAAGGACATTCACATCAGAGCTCAAGTAATCCAGCAGGGTTATTGCCACACTCCAAGATATAGGGGCCAACAGGGCATACACAAAACCAAGCCCATCAACGTGCTCCTCTTCCTCCGCCCTCTTGATTATCACTATTGCAGTTACAATCAACACAGCTCCAACAACTACTCTGAGACTGACGGTCCTATCAAGAAAGATGAGGGCCCACAGTATTGCCCAGAGAGGGTATGTGGAAGTAATCGGTACTGTCCTAGACACTCCCATTCTCTTCAGGGCGGTGAAATAGAAATAATCCCCGATAACGAACCCGAATTGCGCGGAGAGGAAGGCTATTAGGAGGAGCTTTTGGGGGAGCCTGAAGACTTTCAGGTTGTTGGTAACGAGGAAAATCCCTAAAAATGCCAAGGCTGCCACATAGAGCCTCAGGATGTTCGCAGCTATGGGAGACAACCTTTTCAAGCCAATTCTCACGAGGATGGTTGCCGAGGCCCACGAGAAGGCCGAGACCAATGCCGCGATGATTCCGATCAGTAGGGGGTTCATGGCGCACATTTAAAGCAGTACTTTAAAAAACTATTGGCTTAGCGTTTAGATGTCTGTTGAAATGAGCGTTTATTAGCGTCTATGGAGAAACTTACCCCAAGTGATGAGCCAGGCTGGGCTGACCTCGGGGATGATGAGGATCTTGAGTGCTGAACAAGAAAAAGAAGGGTCAGCGGAGGATTATATCCAGCTTTCTCAGGCGGATTGAGACGCCGTAATCACTGGATACCTCCCTGATAACCTTTGTTATCGTGTCCACTATATCCTGCTTTATCTTTTTATCAGAGACCCCA
This region of Thermococcus stetteri genomic DNA includes:
- a CDS encoding KEOPS complex subunit Pcc1 produces the protein MEVKARVEIVWHYGDEAKARAIAGAIQVDNEGMPEELKKSLNVQTRWVDGDVITKVKYSGEIDTLIKALDDVVFSVKIAEDSVEV
- a CDS encoding ArsR/SmtB family transcription factor; translation: MKVKDIVEKLPERPKKSVFKCYEKCGLPEMEAELEPEVDKEVIEFLKAISNPIRLKILKLTRDHWLCVCLLSEVLGEDQTLISHHLRTLKTIDLLKERREGRMRFYKANSERIAELLERVQEALVKYE
- a CDS encoding DUF92 domain-containing protein, whose translation is MTLNIIADTITMILLGILAYKSHALDIKGSAAAVFLGMGVLVFGGMWTFLALLAFLVLGVLATKYRYDEKVRRGLAQSNNGTRSIGNVLGNGLAVLVFLLVEAVVKEDVFWAATFASIATVNGDTLASELGKVLGRRPRLITNLKPVKPGTNGAVSLQGEIIAIIGALIIALFALPLTTHTWEMLLAVTIGGFIGVNLDSLIGATLEEKGITDNNSTNFLASLLGGLIGAGLFYALA
- a CDS encoding Mov34/MPN/PAD-1 family protein; the protein is MKTIKIRRELLEYLLQLARSAYPNEFAGFLREKDGVFEEVLIAPRQYPGRNSVFFDHWMLPLDESIKGTVHSHPSPAFWPSEADLRFFSKFGGVHLIIAWPFTEEDVRAYTSSGEEVFIEVVD
- a CDS encoding 30S ribosomal protein S15; protein product: MARIHARKRGKSGSKRPPRTAPPAWVEYTAEEVEALVVKLRKEGYSTAMIGTILRDQYGIPSVKLITGKKITKILEENGLAPEIPEDLMFLIRRAVNLRKHLEQHPKDKHSRRGLQLIESKIRRLVKYYRRTGKLPAKWRYDPEQAKLLVR
- a CDS encoding DUF2666 domain-containing protein, whose product is MKIEEHVAFTAKHNDWHVAKKLTELEDEAVAHFLAGIANSVNSRIPSYMAEKIDIEGIRRLAEEVRKETLSDTIVALKSPGTSRNLGGLVRENDKKLKKLLVDAAKAVLVSMALEGMVPVSYPEGELTGVDIDFPYEEDHVNFTAKHGKWIVVKRLIIDEKTPLLDVARLLASINETVTLKLPAYAHIDLEGIEGEFSAFKKVKKSDIPKVVEVYEAFEPSTYADEEFLEHARLYALRIALEKIGLPLDVPSKSLEKYLEKA
- a CDS encoding SPOUT family RNA methylase translates to MKFLVKTQRGMESVAGNYIREALPDAEVWASPMGYSGLVIVETDKENAEKKILGIPEVERVIPVLVETKAELEEIVKAADEIAGLIRENETFAVKTKRRGKHDFSSIDVNRVLGARIKELTDADVNLSWPDKVVQVEIIGDRAFISVLPGEEYRKYTPDKFDARKLFSKVTLVQMPYWGDYKACRKFGEKIGRAAQAFEVKELIIAPKEKMDAYELMEFLRGIKIGQESRYQIQREAYPWKVEKVPVSVWDLYQVVRDKRRNKRLLIITDPKGPTLAEVKEKLAKDIHYAKEVVIFIGSREGIPRGLFRFADYVVDLAPYMTFATEHGIPATLVSLWEVYEEFLRKGEEKAEESS
- a CDS encoding MazG nucleotide pyrophosphohydrolase domain-containing protein; translated protein: MNELQRKVDELIQKQGGYWPPFQMLAALVEEVGELADVMLAVEGVKGHGEKERLEEELGDVLYALLCIANYYGIDASHALETTVIKYSTRDT
- a CDS encoding LAGLIDADG family homing endonuclease, with product MRTLQELSQEELTEVHRRVLELRERGVSYSQITKEISKELNVRVSKATVLRWCKGTHNTFNKMKKINLNSSPALAYIVGVYIGDASLLQKSNHRYGIRLKVIDKDFAEAFAKALREIGLNPSVGFEREKTRSNRWYVEAYGKGLFTFLKGPRERLFDVTKAYPREFLRGFFDSEGTVGYSSNSAKSRLCVSAANYDLDVLELCSELLDELDIHSKIYLKSPKGTPVKIRGKWYEYKQDLYEIRVYRRKSVLNYYLQIGFTIQRKQQKLAQVLYELGLLNEQI
- a CDS encoding Lrp/AsnC family transcriptional regulator; this translates as MADKINPVDLRILKLLSKNSRLTYKELAELLGTTRQRISRRMNRLEQSGVILKYTVIPDYDALGYIHVVLGITLKPGADVDEAIEALKKEEHVKVIQRALGSHNLVIHVTGPKDMKELERIISEISKKVPAIDHMDVTFITETIKFETL
- a CDS encoding DHHA1 domain-containing protein, giving the protein MDREAFLERVREGAELIKMHIELGHTIRLISHRDADGITAGAILAKAIAREGGSFQLSIVKQVSEELIDQLAREKREIYVFSDLGSGSIGLIEEKLDFATVVVADHHPPEKDSFSTDSHVLVNPVPFGANSVRDLSGSGVAYFVAREMNRKNRDMAYIAIVGAVGDMQEIDGTFHGLNLEILEDGKELGILEVRKELRLFGRESRPLYQMLAYATNPEIPEITGDERKAIEWLRAKGFDPEMKYWQLREEDKRKLHEALLVHMIKHGAPKEAIDRLIGDVVISPLYPEGDVRHEAREFSTLLNATGRLNAGTLGVAICLGDKEAYKVARKMLDDYKKEQIEARRFIIQNWNMAEEGEHAYVFYAGKNIRDTLVGIAANMAINAGLANPEKPVVVLADSDEDENLVKGSARTTEKALKKGYHLGEALKEVAEKLGGEGGGHAIAAGIRFPKNRIDEFIKLFNEALGRQVKKDGSKGEG
- a CDS encoding 30S ribosomal protein S3ae yields the protein MARGNPRKRVAAAKDKWKMKEWYIVYAPDFFGSKEIGLTPADDPEKVVGRVIETTLKDLTGDFTKGHVKLYFQIHDVKGQNAYTKFKGHTLARSYIRSLVRRRTTRVDGIFNITTKDGYKLRVMGMVIAYRRIQTSQERAIRKIIQDIIYKKAEELNFADFVLQSVNGQIASEIAKEARKIYPIKRAEVRKIKVLAEPSA